The following are from one region of the Chanos chanos chromosome 10, fChaCha1.1, whole genome shotgun sequence genome:
- the med4 gene encoding mediator of RNA polymerase II transcription subunit 4, whose protein sequence is MAASDKSTKERLLSVLDDLEVLARELIEMLALSRSQKLPQPGEDTQVLELLVQRDKEFQELMQVAVEQGRVHQEMQTLEKEVEKRDSDIQQLQKQLKEAEHILATAVYQAKEKLKSIDKARKGSISSEEIIKYAHRISASNAVCAPLNWVQGDPRRPYPTDVEMRSGMLGHMSNLSTNGVNGHLPGDALAAGRLPDVLTPQYPWQSSDVSMGMLPPHHGNDFGLEPPGHNKENEDDVEAMSTDSSSSSSDSD, encoded by the exons ATGGCGGCGTCCGACAAATCCACTAAAGAGCGGCTGTTATCCGTTTTGGATGATCTCGAAGTTTTAGCCAG AGAGTTAATAGAGATGCTCGCATTGTCACGGAGCCAAAAATTGCCCCAACCAGGCGAAGATACCCAG GTGCTGGAGTTGCTGGTACAGAGGGATAAGGAGTTTCAGGAGCTGATGCAGGTGGCAGTGGAGCAGGGCCGAGTGCACCAGGAGATGCAGACACTGGAAAAagaggtggagaagagagacagcGACATCCAGCAGCTCCAGAAACAGCTCAAAGAGGCGGAGCACATCCTG GCTACAGCTGTTTATCAAGCAAAGGAGAAGCTAAAGTCCATTGATAAGGCCAGAAAAG GAAGTATCTCGTCTGAGGAGATCATTAAATACGCCCACAGAATCAGTGCCAGTAACGCCGTGTGTGCCCCTCTCAACTGGGTGCAAG GCGACCCACGCAGACCCTACCCGACTGACGTGGAGATGCGGAGTGGAATGCTGGGTCACATGAGCAATCTGTCCACCAATGGCGTTAATGGACACCTGCCTGGAGACGCACTGGCTGCTGGGAGATTACCAG ATGTGCTTACTCCTCAGTACCCCTGGCAGTCTTCTGATGTTTCCATGGGGATGCTGCCCCCTCACCATGGCAACGACTTTGGGTTGGAGCCTCCGGGCCATAACAAAGAGAACGAGGATGACGTGGAGGCCATGTCCACGGACTCATCCAGTAGTAGCAGTGActcagactga
- the itm2bb gene encoding integral membrane protein 2Bb, with translation MVKVSFNTALAQKDPKKDGETLLSDVKDAEAAVYMQPRYRPWSCHFCLGFTLVLAGLLIGGGAYLYRSHLLEEEHTYVCGLRYHESDFVVAEEDDGTLEEYLLEERVRVIQDEEVELIDVPVPDFSDLHPATIIHDFRRRLTAYLDLSLNKCYIIPLNTSVVMPPRDLQDLLENIKKGTYLPQTYLMHEEMIVTEKLDSVDQLGFYIFSLCNNKDTYGLQRRDAILGMQKRSVLNCYKIRHFENNFVTETQICEM, from the exons ATGGTAAAAGTGAGTTTCAACACGGCTTTGGCCCAGAAAGACCCGAAAAAGGACGGCGAGACGCTCCTTTCAGATGTTAAG gatgCAGAGGCAGCTGTTTACATGCAGCCACGGTACAGGCCCTGGAGTTGTCATTTCTGCCTGGGGTTCACTCTGGTGTTGGCTGGACTGTTAATTGGAGGAGGAGCCTACCTGTACAGGAGCCACCTTCTAGAG gaGGAGCATACGTATGTGTGTGGACTGAGGTACCATGAGTCAGACTTTGTGGTGGCAGAAGAGGATGATGGGACACTGGAGGAGTATCTTTTGGAGGAGCGTGTTCGTGTGATCCAGGATGAGGAGGTGGAGCTCATTGATGTCCCGGTACCCGATTTCAGCGATCTCCACCCTGCGACCATCATCCACGACTTCAGGAGg AGGCTGACTGCCTACCTGGACCTGTCTCTGAATAAATGTTACATCATCCCCCTCAACACCTCTGTTGTCATGCCTCCCAGAGACCTCCAAGACCTGCTGGAGAACATCAAG aagggaACGTACCTGCCACAGACCTACCTGATGCATGAGGAAATGATTGTGACAGAGAAGCTGGACTCTGTGGATCAGCTGGGATTCTACATCTTCAGTCTGTgcaacaacaaagacacatacgGACTGCAGCGCAGAGACGCCATACTgg GCATGCAGAAACGCTCTGTGCTCAACTGCTACAAGATTCGTCACTTTGAGAACAACTTTGTGACGGAGACTCAGATCTGTGAGATGTGA